A single window of Flavobacterium sp. 140616W15 DNA harbors:
- the aroB gene encoding 3-dehydroquinate synthase has product MQSIHANNYPIHFNENAYKALNNHLNENKYSNLFIVVDTDTNEHCLPKFLPLLETDLTIEIIEFESGEINKNIETCIEIWKVLTELGADRKTLIINLGGGVVTDLGGFVASTFKRGVDFIHIPTTLLSMVDASVGGKNGVDLGNLKNQIGVINVPKMVLIDTQYLETLSQSEMRSGLAEMLKHGLIYDATYWEKFLDLKAIDFADLDELIYRSVEIKNEIVMQDPTEKHIRKALNFGHTLGHAIESYFLENENKKTLLHGEAIAIGMILESYISLHKNLLTKEEYSQIKSTIKSIYDDVIIEENDIEPILELLIHDKKNEYGLIQFALIEGIGKIKINQSVENELILNSFQDYKS; this is encoded by the coding sequence ATGCAATCAATTCACGCCAATAATTACCCTATTCATTTTAATGAAAATGCATACAAAGCATTAAATAATCATTTAAACGAAAATAAGTATTCTAATTTATTCATCGTTGTAGATACAGACACAAATGAGCATTGCTTACCTAAATTTCTACCTTTATTAGAAACCGACCTTACTATAGAGATTATCGAGTTTGAATCGGGTGAAATCAATAAAAACATTGAAACTTGTATCGAAATATGGAAAGTACTAACTGAACTTGGTGCCGACAGAAAAACATTGATAATTAACCTTGGCGGTGGTGTTGTTACCGATTTAGGTGGTTTTGTAGCTTCTACATTTAAACGTGGAGTCGATTTTATACACATCCCTACCACCTTACTATCTATGGTAGATGCTTCTGTAGGTGGTAAAAATGGTGTTGACTTAGGAAATCTTAAAAATCAGATTGGTGTTATCAATGTTCCTAAAATGGTATTAATTGATACACAATACTTAGAAACTTTATCACAAAGCGAAATGCGCTCTGGCCTTGCAGAGATGCTAAAGCACGGATTAATTTACGATGCTACTTATTGGGAAAAGTTTTTAGACTTAAAAGCTATCGATTTTGCAGATCTTGATGAATTAATATACCGTTCTGTAGAAATTAAAAACGAAATTGTAATGCAAGACCCTACCGAAAAACATATTCGTAAGGCTTTAAATTTCGGACATACATTAGGACATGCCATAGAAAGTTATTTTTTAGAGAATGAGAACAAGAAAACATTACTACATGGTGAAGCAATTGCTATTGGTATGATTCTCGAAAGTTATATCTCATTACACAAAAACCTACTTACTAAAGAAGAATATTCTCAGATAAAATCGACTATAAAATCAATTTATGACGATGTCATTATTGAAGAAAATGATATAGAGCCAATCTTAGAATTGTTAATTCATGATAAGAAAAATGAATATGGATTAATTCAGTTTGCGTTGATTGAAGGAATCGGAAAAATCAAAATCAATCAATCCGTTGAAAATGAATTGATTCTTAACTCCTTTCAAGATTACAAATCTTAA
- a CDS encoding deoxyhypusine synthase family protein, whose protein sequence is MKGPISQFIEKHYLHFNSASLVDAAKAYEQQLANGAKMMVSMAGAMSTAEIGKIFAEIIRQDKVQIISCTGANLEEDIMNLVAHSHYERVPNYRDLTPQDEWELLERGLNRVTDTCIPEHEAFRRLQKHIYKIWKDADDKGERYFPHEFMYKMLLSGVLEEYYEIDLKDSWMYAAAEKNLPIIVPGWEDSTMGNIFASYVIKGELKASTMKSGIEYMVFLSDWYPKNSTNGIGFFQIGGGIAGDFPICVVPMLYQDMEMHDVPFWSYFCQISDSTTSYGSYSGAVPNEKITWGKLDIKTPKFIIESDATIVAPLIFAYLLDL, encoded by the coding sequence ATGAAAGGACCAATTAGTCAGTTTATTGAGAAACACTATTTACACTTTAACTCTGCATCATTAGTAGATGCAGCAAAAGCATACGAACAACAATTGGCTAATGGTGCCAAAATGATGGTAAGTATGGCTGGAGCAATGAGTACTGCCGAAATTGGAAAGATTTTTGCTGAGATCATTCGTCAGGATAAAGTTCAAATTATTTCTTGTACAGGAGCAAATCTTGAAGAAGATATCATGAACCTAGTAGCGCACTCTCACTATGAAAGAGTACCAAACTACCGTGACTTAACTCCACAAGATGAGTGGGAATTATTAGAGAGAGGATTAAACAGAGTTACAGATACTTGTATCCCAGAACATGAAGCATTCCGTCGTTTGCAAAAACATATTTACAAAATATGGAAAGATGCAGATGATAAAGGAGAACGTTATTTCCCACATGAATTCATGTACAAAATGTTACTTTCTGGAGTATTAGAAGAATATTACGAAATTGACTTGAAAGATAGCTGGATGTATGCTGCAGCAGAGAAAAATTTACCTATTATTGTACCAGGATGGGAAGATAGTACAATGGGAAATATCTTCGCTTCATACGTAATCAAAGGTGAACTAAAAGCATCTACGATGAAATCTGGAATCGAATACATGGTTTTCCTTTCTGATTGGTATCCTAAAAACAGTACTAACGGAATTGGATTTTTCCAAATCGGTGGTGGTATTGCTGGAGATTTCCCAATTTGCGTGGTACCAATGTTGTACCAAGATATGGAAATGCATGATGTTCCATTTTGGAGCTATTTCTGCCAAATTTCAGATTCAACAACCAGTTATGGTTCGTATTCTGGAGCTGTTCCTAATGAAAAAATTACTTGGGGTAAACTAGATATCAAAACTCCAAAATTCATTATTGAGTCAGACGCTACCATTGTAGCACCATTAATTTTTGCATATTTATTAGATTTATAG
- a CDS encoding DinB family protein has translation MLASQLLENEYSGGFTTYVQEAGNVNLIEELEISLHDFIRFVQNIPMDKFDYRYAEGKWTIKEIIQHIIDTERIFAYRALRFSRNDKTALPSFDENDYVGNTNANSRGLQDLLTELSAVRHSNLLFYKSLSEEQLKRIGTASNNQMSVRALGFVIIGHQKHHQKVFQERYL, from the coding sequence ATGTTAGCATCACAATTATTAGAAAATGAATATTCAGGCGGATTTACAACTTATGTTCAAGAAGCAGGAAATGTAAATTTGATTGAAGAATTAGAAATTTCATTACATGATTTTATACGATTTGTTCAAAATATTCCGATGGATAAATTTGATTATCGTTATGCTGAAGGGAAATGGACAATCAAAGAAATCATTCAGCACATAATCGATACCGAACGTATTTTTGCATATCGTGCTTTACGATTCTCTAGAAATGATAAAACAGCATTGCCTAGTTTTGATGAAAATGATTATGTAGGCAATACTAATGCAAATAGCAGAGGGCTTCAGGATTTATTAACTGAATTGTCTGCTGTAAGGCATTCTAATTTATTGTTCTATAAAAGTTTATCAGAAGAACAGCTTAAAAGAATTGGTACTGCTTCTAATAATCAGATGTCAGTTCGTGCTTTAGGTTTTGTTATTATTGGTCACCAAAAGCATCATCAGAAAGTTTTTCAAGAAAGATATTTGTAG
- a CDS encoding ABC transporter ATP-binding protein, with protein MARFKENDLPKSKITATSLNKATIIFKYAGNHQWKFYVGLVFLLFTGATALAFPKLMGMLIDCVKNKDNSEANMIALGLVVILFLQSICSFFRLSLFVNFTENTLANLRSALYSNLVKLPMSFFSQKRVGELNSRISADITQIQDTLTSTIAEFLRQFILIIGGVILLATESLKLTLLMLSVVPLVAVAAVIFGRFIRKYSKKVQDQVAESQVIVEETMQGISIVKAFANEWYEIARYNGKIKEVVKLAIKGGKYRGYFASFIIFCLFGAIVAVVWYGVRLSIAGEMSVGQLISFVLYSTFVGASFGGIAELYAQIQKAIGATERVFELLDEQPEKINSNQNSTAIEKIQGNVTFKNVQFSYPSRKEIMVLKDVNFTAKFGQKIAIVGPSGAGKSTISSLLLRFYDIDAGEIIVDGKNIYDYDLENLRGNMSIVPQDVILFGGTIRENIAYGKPDATEEEILLAAKQANAFNFIEGFPEKFDTLVGERGIKLSGGQRQRIAIARALLKNPSILILDEATSSLDSESEKLVQEALEILMQGRTSIIIAHRLSTIRSADQILVLDNGVISEQGTHQELIALENGTYKNLSNLQFNNS; from the coding sequence ATGGCAAGATTCAAAGAAAATGATTTACCTAAATCAAAAATAACCGCTACTTCACTCAATAAAGCAACAATAATATTTAAATACGCAGGAAACCACCAATGGAAATTTTATGTTGGATTGGTTTTTTTACTTTTTACAGGAGCAACGGCATTAGCTTTCCCTAAATTAATGGGAATGTTAATAGATTGTGTTAAGAACAAAGACAACTCCGAGGCCAATATGATCGCACTCGGACTGGTTGTTATTCTTTTTTTACAGTCTATCTGTTCTTTCTTCAGACTATCATTATTTGTAAATTTCACCGAAAATACGCTAGCAAATCTACGTTCGGCACTTTACAGTAATTTGGTAAAATTACCAATGTCATTCTTTTCACAAAAACGTGTAGGTGAATTAAATAGCCGTATCAGTGCCGACATTACTCAGATACAAGATACCTTAACATCGACAATTGCAGAATTCTTACGTCAGTTTATACTAATTATAGGAGGAGTTATTTTATTGGCTACCGAAAGTTTAAAACTAACCTTATTAATGCTATCTGTCGTTCCGCTTGTGGCAGTTGCAGCAGTTATTTTTGGTCGTTTCATTCGTAAATATTCAAAAAAAGTACAAGACCAAGTTGCCGAAAGTCAGGTAATTGTTGAAGAAACAATGCAAGGAATTAGCATCGTAAAAGCTTTTGCTAATGAATGGTACGAGATCGCACGTTATAACGGAAAAATCAAAGAAGTAGTAAAACTAGCAATCAAAGGAGGTAAATACCGTGGCTACTTTGCTTCATTTATTATATTCTGTTTGTTTGGAGCTATCGTAGCCGTAGTTTGGTATGGAGTACGATTAAGTATTGCGGGCGAAATGAGCGTAGGTCAATTAATTTCGTTTGTACTCTACTCTACTTTTGTTGGAGCTTCGTTTGGTGGAATCGCCGAATTGTATGCACAAATTCAAAAAGCAATTGGTGCAACCGAACGTGTTTTTGAATTATTAGATGAGCAACCAGAGAAAATAAACTCGAACCAAAATTCAACGGCTATCGAAAAAATACAAGGAAATGTAACGTTCAAGAACGTACAATTCAGCTATCCGTCAAGAAAAGAAATTATGGTTCTAAAAGATGTTAATTTTACTGCAAAATTCGGACAGAAGATTGCAATCGTGGGGCCAAGTGGGGCTGGAAAATCAACAATCTCTTCTTTATTATTACGTTTTTATGATATTGATGCAGGAGAAATCATTGTTGACGGAAAAAACATTTACGATTATGATTTAGAAAACCTAAGAGGGAACATGAGTATTGTTCCTCAAGATGTAATTTTGTTTGGAGGAACTATTAGAGAAAATATCGCCTATGGAAAACCAGATGCGACTGAAGAAGAAATTTTATTAGCAGCCAAACAAGCCAATGCGTTTAACTTTATTGAAGGATTCCCTGAAAAATTCGATACACTGGTTGGAGAAAGAGGAATTAAACTTTCTGGCGGACAACGTCAGCGCATAGCTATAGCACGTGCATTACTTAAAAACCCAAGCATTTTGATTCTTGATGAAGCAACATCATCATTGGATAGTGAAAGTGAAAAATTAGTTCAAGAAGCATTAGAAATTTTGATGCAAGGAAGAACAAGTATAATCATCGCACACCGTTTATCAACCATTCGTAGCGCCGATCAAATTCTAGTTCTTGACAACGGAGTAATTTCGGAACAAGGAACTCACCAAGAATTAATAGCGCTAGAAAACGGAACCTATAAAAATTTAAGTAATCTACAGTTTAATAACTCTTAG
- the tssD gene encoding type VI secretion system tube protein TssD — translation MAFKAILEFEGNDYQVLFSKVEMIRHTDGKGAVSSEIKGGRLNLKVKSTDNTTVIEQAVNSQHKPVSGKVKFFKADSEQVMKELSFENAFIVFFSEQLDALAETPMVTEITFSAEKITLGNATLDNNWAKI, via the coding sequence ATGGCATTTAAAGCAATTTTAGAATTCGAGGGAAACGATTATCAAGTATTATTCTCAAAAGTAGAGATGATAAGACATACTGATGGTAAAGGTGCAGTTTCATCTGAAATTAAAGGAGGAAGATTAAATTTAAAAGTAAAATCTACAGATAATACTACTGTTATTGAGCAGGCAGTAAACAGTCAGCACAAACCAGTAAGTGGGAAAGTGAAATTTTTCAAAGCCGATTCTGAGCAAGTAATGAAAGAACTTTCTTTTGAGAATGCTTTTATTGTTTTCTTTAGTGAGCAATTAGATGCTTTGGCTGAAACTCCAATGGTAACTGAGATTACTTTTTCTGCAGAAAAAATTACATTAGGTAATGCTACATTAGATAACAATTGGGCTAAAATTTAA
- a CDS encoding proline dehydrogenase family protein — protein MEKIFNNTQVAFSLKSDTELERAYFLFKMIANQPLVRIGTAVTNFALKANLPVEKLIRATVFDHFCGGVNEDDCITVVDKMYTKGVCSVLDYSVEGKEEEEQFDAALKMTLKTIEFAKEREAIPFAVFKPTGLGRFELYEKLGEKQTLSPAEQTEWNRVVERFDIVCKEAHKNDVALLIDGEESWMQDAADDLVTEMMRKYNKEKAIVFNTLQMYRWDRLDYLKKLHEQAKAEGFFIGMKLVRGAYMEKENKRAEEKKYVSPICVSKEATDINYDAAVLYMLEHLDTMSIFAGTHNENSSYTLMQLMQDRGIKNNDHRICFGQLYGMSDNISYNLAENGYNVAKYLPFGPVKDVMPYLIRRAEENTSVAGQTNRELELLKTERKRRKEK, from the coding sequence ATGGAAAAAATATTTAATAATACACAAGTTGCATTTTCGTTAAAAAGTGATACAGAACTTGAGAGAGCTTATTTTCTTTTTAAAATGATTGCCAATCAACCATTAGTTCGTATTGGAACAGCCGTTACAAACTTTGCTTTAAAAGCAAATTTACCTGTAGAGAAATTAATTCGCGCCACAGTTTTTGATCATTTTTGTGGAGGAGTAAATGAAGATGACTGTATTACTGTTGTTGACAAAATGTACACTAAAGGTGTTTGTTCAGTATTAGATTATTCAGTTGAGGGAAAAGAAGAAGAGGAGCAATTTGATGCTGCTTTAAAAATGACTTTAAAAACAATTGAGTTTGCTAAAGAACGAGAAGCAATTCCGTTTGCGGTTTTCAAGCCAACTGGTTTAGGTCGTTTTGAATTGTATGAAAAATTAGGTGAGAAACAAACTTTAAGCCCTGCTGAACAAACAGAGTGGAATAGAGTAGTAGAGCGTTTTGATATTGTATGTAAGGAAGCGCATAAAAATGATGTTGCTTTACTTATTGACGGTGAAGAAAGTTGGATGCAAGATGCTGCCGATGATTTAGTTACTGAAATGATGCGTAAATACAATAAAGAGAAAGCAATTGTATTTAATACATTACAGATGTATCGTTGGGATCGTTTGGATTATTTGAAAAAATTACATGAACAAGCTAAAGCTGAAGGTTTCTTTATAGGAATGAAATTGGTTCGTGGTGCTTATATGGAAAAAGAAAATAAAAGAGCTGAAGAGAAAAAATATGTTTCTCCAATCTGTGTTTCTAAAGAAGCTACCGATATTAATTATGATGCGGCAGTTTTATATATGTTAGAGCATTTAGATACAATGTCTATTTTTGCAGGAACACACAACGAAAATAGTTCTTATACTTTGATGCAATTAATGCAAGATAGAGGGATTAAAAATAACGACCACAGAATTTGCTTCGGTCAGTTATATGGTATGAGTGACAATATTAGTTATAATCTGGCTGAAAATGGATATAATGTTGCTAAGTACCTTCCGTTTGGACCTGTAAAAGATGTTATGCCATACCTTATCCGTCGAGCAGAAGAAAACACTTCGGTTGCCGGACAAACAAATAGAGAGTTAGAACTTTTAAAAACAGAGCGTAAGAGAAGAAAAGAGAAGTAG
- a CDS encoding DNA primase, protein MKRVIVDYAKLTNEILNLLVEKFPDGYDDSDVIRFRNAKNELIEAVEVRTEDTIYLVKISTKLADRIENYDEDDEIDADVDTIEPIKGLDLEDDADDEDEDENLDKPDLDGDDDDEDNDKDIADEDDDEDDED, encoded by the coding sequence ATGAAAAGAGTAATAGTTGATTACGCTAAACTTACCAACGAAATTTTAAACTTACTAGTTGAGAAATTTCCTGATGGTTATGATGATTCGGATGTTATCCGTTTTAGAAATGCTAAAAACGAATTAATAGAAGCTGTTGAAGTACGCACAGAAGACACTATTTATTTAGTGAAAATTAGTACTAAACTTGCTGATAGAATTGAAAATTACGATGAAGATGATGAAATCGACGCAGACGTTGACACAATCGAACCAATTAAAGGTCTTGATTTAGAAGATGATGCAGACGACGAAGACGAAGACGAGAATCTGGACAAACCAGATCTTGATGGAGACGACGACGACGAAGATAATGATAAAGACATCGCCGATGAGGATGATGACGAAGATGATGAAGATTAA
- a CDS encoding type VI secretion system Vgr family protein produces MVISKITFGIDRKEISHFTTIELHQTINNHHHFTISVPHSVVEKPRAYTIESAQNWLGKVVHIAFENNNNFLGIVTNVQYAQELGHVGSQIIISGYSKTILLESGAKLNSWEDTNLHDIIEEVIQTTAGEQLQNNIKPELGSNLGYQTQYLETDFQFIQRLAKQYNEWLYYDGEKLFFGKPNVSMDFTKLIYNKDLYNLNISVQAIPNQFEAFTYNEDINKLYQAKTRDEIEGFPKLGTDAITASQKLYATSSLEYGRIATGDDMYLQTILQNRQQSAATESNFITATSRNRSLRIGMSISIDAMQVKDKLTAFTSGQDINKINYETNEVGIYIITEITHKASDIGEYENTFKALPAKIRKLPEPNISFPIAQMQQAEVVANDDPKGQGRIRVKMLWQATKQQRTPWLRVMTPDAGTSGEVTTNRGMVFIPEVGDHVMLGFRYNDPNRPFVIGSLFNGKIGAGGQADNNIKSIYTRTGSTITFDEGASSILVKDPSGNTWFMDGKGNINVTAPKNITMQAGEDFIVNAGKNVKIDAGENMDCDAGKNISQTAGNDLTQTANGDITESSDNRKEMVDKDFMCQAKISNVVASSVTIFSNKENLTLKSGKTVEVNSAEKSKMF; encoded by the coding sequence ATGGTCATTTCTAAAATTACATTTGGTATTGATAGAAAAGAAATTTCACATTTCACTACTATTGAGCTACATCAAACGATTAATAACCACCATCATTTTACAATTAGTGTTCCGCATTCTGTGGTCGAAAAACCAAGAGCATACACTATAGAGAGTGCTCAGAATTGGCTGGGAAAAGTGGTGCATATTGCCTTTGAAAATAATAATAACTTTTTAGGAATAGTGACCAATGTCCAATATGCCCAAGAACTAGGACATGTGGGAAGCCAAATTATTATTTCTGGTTATTCTAAAACGATACTTCTAGAATCAGGAGCAAAACTCAATTCTTGGGAAGACACCAATTTGCATGATATTATTGAGGAAGTAATACAAACAACAGCAGGTGAACAATTACAAAACAACATTAAACCTGAGCTCGGTAGTAATTTAGGCTATCAAACCCAATATCTCGAAACCGATTTTCAATTCATACAACGCTTGGCCAAACAATACAACGAATGGCTGTATTATGATGGAGAAAAACTATTTTTTGGCAAACCAAATGTTAGTATGGATTTTACAAAATTGATTTATAACAAAGATCTTTATAACCTAAATATTTCTGTTCAGGCAATTCCTAATCAATTTGAAGCATTTACCTATAACGAAGATATCAATAAACTGTATCAAGCTAAGACTAGAGACGAAATAGAAGGGTTTCCAAAGTTGGGCACTGATGCTATAACAGCTTCTCAAAAACTATATGCTACATCTTCATTAGAATATGGCAGAATAGCCACTGGAGACGATATGTATTTGCAAACCATACTGCAAAACCGTCAGCAAAGTGCCGCAACAGAATCTAATTTTATAACCGCCACTAGTCGAAACAGAAGTTTACGAATAGGCATGAGTATTAGCATAGATGCCATGCAGGTAAAAGATAAATTAACGGCATTTACCAGTGGACAAGACATTAATAAAATCAACTACGAAACCAACGAAGTAGGGATTTATATCATCACCGAAATAACACATAAAGCTAGCGACATAGGTGAGTATGAAAATACTTTTAAAGCCTTGCCTGCCAAAATACGCAAGTTACCAGAGCCAAACATCAGCTTTCCTATAGCTCAAATGCAACAAGCAGAAGTAGTAGCCAATGATGATCCAAAAGGGCAGGGCAGAATACGTGTAAAGATGCTATGGCAAGCCACCAAACAACAACGTACACCATGGTTACGAGTAATGACACCCGATGCAGGAACCAGTGGTGAAGTCACCACCAATCGAGGAATGGTTTTTATTCCCGAAGTAGGAGATCATGTGATGCTTGGTTTTCGCTACAATGACCCCAACAGACCATTTGTAATAGGAAGTTTGTTTAATGGGAAAATTGGTGCTGGCGGTCAAGCAGACAATAATATTAAAAGTATTTATACCAGAACCGGAAGTACCATAACCTTTGATGAGGGTGCAAGTAGCATATTAGTAAAAGACCCATCAGGCAATACTTGGTTTATGGATGGGAAAGGAAATATTAATGTTACTGCCCCAAAGAATATTACAATGCAGGCAGGAGAAGATTTTATTGTCAACGCAGGTAAAAATGTAAAAATTGATGCAGGAGAAAATATGGATTGTGACGCAGGTAAAAATATTTCGCAAACGGCGGGTAACGATTTAACCCAAACAGCAAATGGTGATATTACTGAAAGTTCCGATAATAGAAAAGAAATGGTTGATAAAGATTTTATGTGTCAGGCAAAAATCTCTAATGTGGTAGCTTCTAGTGTTACTATTTTCAGCAATAAAGAAAATTTAACCCTGAAAAGTGGTAAGACGGTTGAAGTTAATAGTGCAGAAAAATCTAAAATGTTTTAA
- a CDS encoding arginine decarboxylase: MNTKYSDLINQTYYFPQEEFTLNKDNLHFHNIDLMKLVEKYGTPLKFTYLPQISNNINKAKSWFRKSMEKNKYEAKYYYCYCTKSSHFEFVMNEAFKNNIHIETSSAFDINIAENLLENGKINKNTHIICNGFKRDQYVTNIARLINNGHKNTIPIIDNYEELDLLQAEIKGKFKIGIRIAAEEEPKFEFYTSRLGIGYKNIVPFYKKEIKENKNLEVKMLHFFINTGINDNAYYWNELVKCIKVYVALKKECPTLDGLNIGGGFPIKNSLAFEYDYQYMIDEIINQIKIACDEAEVDVPNIFTEFGSFTVGESGGAIYQILYQKQQNDREKWNMIDSSFITTLPDTWAINKRFIMLAVNRWNDTYERVLLGGLTCDSDDYYNSEQNMNAIYLPKYNKEKPLYIGFFNTGAYQETIGGYGGLHHCLIPQPKHILIDRDENGFLATEVFSQEQTSDEVLKILGYSKKQ; this comes from the coding sequence ATGAATACAAAATATTCTGATTTAATAAATCAAACTTATTACTTTCCTCAAGAGGAATTCACATTAAACAAAGACAACCTACATTTCCACAATATCGATTTGATGAAATTGGTAGAAAAATATGGTACGCCATTAAAATTTACTTATTTACCTCAAATTTCTAACAACATCAACAAAGCAAAAAGTTGGTTTAGAAAATCGATGGAAAAAAATAAATACGAAGCAAAATACTATTACTGCTATTGTACTAAAAGTTCTCATTTTGAATTCGTAATGAATGAAGCTTTCAAGAACAATATCCATATAGAAACTTCATCTGCATTTGACATTAATATTGCAGAGAATTTATTAGAAAATGGTAAAATCAACAAAAACACGCACATTATATGTAACGGTTTCAAGAGAGACCAATACGTTACAAATATTGCAAGACTTATAAACAATGGTCATAAAAATACCATTCCGATTATAGACAACTACGAAGAACTTGATTTGCTTCAAGCAGAAATCAAAGGGAAATTTAAAATCGGAATCCGAATTGCTGCTGAAGAAGAACCAAAATTTGAGTTCTACACTTCAAGATTAGGAATTGGATACAAAAACATTGTTCCTTTTTACAAAAAAGAGATCAAAGAAAATAAAAATTTAGAAGTGAAAATGCTACACTTCTTTATTAATACTGGTATCAACGACAATGCATATTACTGGAACGAATTAGTAAAATGTATTAAAGTTTATGTAGCTTTAAAAAAGGAATGCCCTACTCTTGATGGTTTAAATATTGGTGGAGGATTCCCTATTAAAAACTCATTGGCTTTTGAGTACGATTACCAATATATGATTGATGAGATTATCAATCAAATTAAAATTGCTTGTGACGAAGCTGAAGTAGATGTTCCTAATATTTTTACTGAATTTGGTTCATTTACCGTAGGTGAAAGCGGAGGTGCTATTTATCAGATTTTGTACCAAAAACAACAAAATGACAGAGAAAAATGGAATATGATTGATTCGTCTTTCATTACCACTTTACCTGACACATGGGCAATCAACAAACGATTTATTATGCTAGCCGTAAACCGGTGGAATGATACTTACGAACGGGTTCTATTAGGTGGTCTTACTTGTGATAGTGACGATTATTACAATTCTGAGCAAAATATGAATGCCATTTATTTACCTAAATACAATAAAGAAAAACCTTTGTATATTGGTTTCTTTAACACAGGAGCTTATCAAGAAACAATTGGAGGTTACGGAGGATTACACCACTGTTTAATCCCGCAACCAAAGCATATTTTAATTGATAGAGACGAAAATGGATTTTTGGCAACTGAGGTATTTTCTCAAGAGCAAACATCAGATGAAGTATTAAAGATATTAGGGTACAGTAAAAAACAATAA